The following proteins come from a genomic window of Micavibrio aeruginosavorus EPB:
- a CDS encoding DUF484 family protein, translating to MTEKSAPPSFDADDIIAWLRKNPDFLDKNPDACDLLFPPTRKDNDRKVTDFQSFMIKRLREDKDEVIEATREIVENSRANMNNQARIHNAVLMLLESTSFDDFVRTITMDCATLLDVDIVSLVVEIDSDVIPHIDLTGVRVVPSGTIHLLTKGQHAVLESNISGLDEIYGGGAGLVKSQLLMRLDISRHAPPAIVAFGSRDPNHFQPGQGTDQIGFLGGVIERCFRTWLSLPL from the coding sequence ATGACCGAAAAATCCGCCCCCCCTTCATTCGACGCCGACGACATCATTGCATGGTTGCGGAAAAATCCCGATTTTCTGGATAAAAACCCGGATGCGTGCGACCTTCTCTTCCCGCCGACGCGCAAGGATAACGACCGCAAGGTTACAGATTTTCAATCATTCATGATCAAACGCCTGCGCGAAGACAAAGACGAAGTGATCGAAGCCACGCGCGAGATTGTCGAAAACAGCCGCGCCAACATGAACAACCAGGCCCGCATTCACAATGCCGTCCTGATGCTGCTGGAATCCACCAGCTTTGACGATTTTGTCCGCACCATCACAATGGATTGCGCGACGCTTCTGGACGTGGACATTGTTTCACTGGTCGTTGAAATTGATTCGGATGTTATTCCGCATATCGACCTGACCGGGGTGCGGGTCGTGCCCAGCGGGACCATTCACCTGCTGACCAAGGGGCAACACGCCGTTTTGGAATCCAATATTTCGGGGCTGGATGAAATTTATGGCGGCGGGGCCGGCCTGGTCAAATCGCAATTGTTGATGCGGTTGGATATTTCCCGCCACGCCCCCCCGGCCATCGTCGCCTTTGGCAGCCGTGATCCCAATCATTTCCAACCCGGCCAGGGCACGGACCAGATCGGGTTTTTGGGTGGCGTCATTGAACGCTGTTTCCGCACATGGCTGAGTCTCCCACTTTAA
- the fsa gene encoding fructose-6-phosphate aldolase produces the protein MKFFVDTADINEIRDLASTGLLDGVTTNPTLVAKSGKQFIPLIEEICGVVDGPVSAEVAATDYETMRKEADKLSKIAKNIAVKVPLTPAGLKVCKELSDKGVMTNVTLCFSPAQALLAAKAGATFISPFVGRLDDIAHDGMQLIADIVSIYDNYPQFETEVLVASVRHPMHIVEAAKIGAHVATCPADVIKKLYNHPLTDKGLAAFVDDWKKTGQSIL, from the coding sequence ATGAAATTCTTTGTCGATACCGCCGATATCAACGAAATCCGCGATCTGGCCTCGACCGGCCTGCTGGATGGCGTGACCACAAACCCGACGCTGGTTGCCAAATCGGGCAAACAATTCATCCCGCTGATCGAAGAGATTTGCGGCGTTGTCGATGGCCCGGTCAGCGCCGAAGTGGCCGCGACCGATTACGAGACGATGCGCAAGGAAGCGGACAAGCTGTCCAAAATTGCCAAGAACATTGCCGTAAAAGTTCCGCTGACCCCTGCCGGTTTGAAAGTGTGCAAGGAACTGTCAGATAAAGGCGTCATGACGAACGTCACGCTCTGCTTCTCTCCAGCGCAGGCGTTGCTGGCGGCCAAGGCTGGCGCAACCTTTATTTCACCGTTCGTCGGGCGGTTGGATGATATTGCGCATGATGGCATGCAGTTGATTGCCGACATCGTGTCCATCTATGACAACTATCCGCAATTTGAGACTGAGGTGCTGGTCGCATCTGTGCGTCATCCGATGCACATCGTTGAAGCCGCAAAAATCGGCGCGCATGTGGCCACATGCCCGGCGGATGTGATCAAGAAACTGTATAACCACCCGCTGACGGACAAGGGGCTGGCCGCGTTCGTGGATGACTGGAAAAAGACGGGTCAGAGCATTCTCTAA